In one Rhopalosiphum padi isolate XX-2018 chromosome 3, ASM2088224v1, whole genome shotgun sequence genomic region, the following are encoded:
- the LOC132927609 gene encoding carcinine transporter, which yields MDNSDTEKNKKINEVDLDEVLPIIGEFGRYQKLLLWLVCLPACIPCGFGAFNQLFMSDVPPHWCSEPQLSNFTAEQRKQIYEQSNVTQIKNGCMRYAVNWTDVLVSSSEVHGNLEQLVNESWPLEKCNSWEYDKSFVQSSIVIDFDLVCERDIYPTVGLAALNLGGPIGVYFFGVLNDRIGRRKSYFLCLATLIVGSLLTACAMNFWWWATSRVIVGLTIPAVYQIPFIISLELVGPNYRSFITVMTCMFYTLGLMLLSGVTYYVRNWVYLALATSTPFTLYFIYWWFLPESPRWLLAKGRIEEALKILETLARINGTVLPDTFKQKLKQKMMMERTLSEEKRLKEGPGVLALCRTPNMRLKSILITFNWFANDMVYIGLSYYGPSLGQNQYLSFLLSSVVEVPSCLVCWLLMDRWGRRWPLCLAMTLSGISCIVTVTLPQDAVITTLVLFLFSKFTISASFLIIYPFAGELYPTQLRGIGIGTSAYIAGLGLVLIPFINYLGRENLVLPLLIMGILSVIGGITGLRLPETLHYKLPQTVEEGEEFGKNWTMADCITCIPKRPSEHSNSYEDLTEKMEMSPTTETTALATGSASGRSKFTRQQSTMETPLDSSGVVKMTCWF from the exons ATGGATAACAGTGATacggaaaaaaataagaaaatt AATGAAGTTGACTTGGACGAAGTCTTGCCAATTATCGGAGAGTTTGGTCGCTATCAAAAGTTATTGTTATGGCTTGTTTGTCTGCCCGCATGTATACCGTGCGGTTTCGGAGCGTTCAACCAACTGTTCATGTCCGACGTTCCCCCACATTGGTGTTCGGAACCGCAGCTGTCTAATTTCACTGCGGaacagagaaaacaaatttatgaaCAA agtAACGTAACTCAAATAAAAAATGGATGTATGCGGTATGCAGTTAACTGGACAGACGTCTTGGTGTCTTCTTCTGAAGTTCACGGAAATTTGGAACAGTTGGTAAATGAAAGTTGGCCGTTGGAGAAATGTAACAGTTGGGAATACGATAAGAGTTTCGTACAGTCTTCAATTGTAATCGAT tttgatTTGGTCTGTGAACGTGACATATATCCGACAGTCGGACTAGCAGCCCTAAACTTGGGAGGACCTATTGGAGTATATTTTTTTGGTGTATTAAATGACAG AATTGGAAGgagaaaatcgtattttttgtGTTTGGCTACATTAATTGTCGGTAGCTTGTTAACAGCTTGCGCAATGAATTTTTGGTGGTGGGCTACTTCCAGAGTAATTGTAGGTTTGACTATACCGGCTGTTTATCAAATtccatttattatat CTCTGGAGCTCGTCGGGCCAAACTACAGGTCGTTTATTACCGTGATGACATGCATGTTCTACACGCTTGGTCTGATGCTGTTGTCTGGCGTTACGTACTACGTACGCAATTGGGTATACTTGGCGTTGGCGACGTCCACCCCGTTCAcactatactttatatactgGTG GTTCCTACCAGAATCACCAAGATGGCTACTGGCTAAAGGTCGAATCGAAGAGGCTTTGAAAATATTGGAAACCCTAGCTAGAATTAATGGGACCGTGCTGCCAGATACgttcaaacaaaaactaaag CAAAAAATGATGATGGAACGCACTCTGAGTGAAGAAAAACGTTTAAAAGAAGGGCCAGGAGTGTTGGCCCTGTGCCGTACGCCCAACATGCGATTGAAGTCGATCCTGATAACGTTCAACTG gtTCGCCAACGATATGGTGTATATTGGACTGAGTTATTATGGTCCATCGTTGGGACAAAATCAATACTTGAGCTTTCTGTTGTCGTCTGTTGTGGAAGTGCCTAGTTGCCTAGTGTGTTGGCTGCTTATGGATCGGTGGGGTCGCCGATGGCCCCTGTGCCTGGCGATGACGCTGAGCGGTATTAGTTGCATCGTTACTGTCACTTTGCCTCAAG aTGCTGTGATTACTAcgttagttttgtttttattttctaagttCACAATATCAGCTTCGTTTCTAATAATCTATCCATTTGCCGGTGAACTCTATCCGACACAATTGCGTGGAATTGGTATTGGAACTTCTGCGTACATCGCTGGTCTTGGTTTGGTATTAATaccatttattaactatttg GGACGTGAAAATTTAGTGTTACCACTGTTAATAATGGGTATACTGTCAGTGATTGGTGGAATTACCGGTCTCCGTCTTCCTGAGACATTGCATTATAAGTTACCGCAGACGGTCGAAGAAGGAGAAGAATTTGGAAAAAACTGGACTATGGCGGATTGTATAACCTGTATTCCCAAAAG ACCTTCAGAGCACTCGAATTCGTACGAAGACCTAACTGAAAAAATGGAAATGTCTCCTACGACAGAAACGACGGCACTTGCTACAGGAAGTGCTAGTGGCAGATCTAAGTTCACTAGACAACAGAGCACTATGGAAACACCTCTCGACTCTTCGGGCGTAGTCAAAATGACTTGCTGGTTTTAG